Genomic segment of Candidatus Rokuibacteriota bacterium:
ACACCGCGCTGCGTCAGTACACGCCGCACGTGAAGTGCCCGGTGTTCACGCGGGGCGCCCTCACCTACGTGCCCGCGTTCAGCGGACTCAAGACCGTCGGCTTCCCGCCTCCCATCGGCGACGTGGATCTCTATTTCCCGCCCCATTCCGAGGTGGTCACGCTCTCGCGGTTCATCCCTGGTCTCAGGGAGGTCACCGTCCGCGGCTCCTACCACCCGGAAGTGATGCGCGCCCTCCGCGTTTTCCACGACCTCGGCCTCATGGACGAGACGCCGACGCCCATCGAGGGTCGCACGGCCACGCCGCGCGCGCTGCTCCAGGCCATCCTCGCGCGCAAGCCACTCCACTTTGGTGGCATCACCGCCTACTGTCTGCATGTCAGCGTGACGGGGCTCCGCGACGGCTGTCCGACCACGCACCGCTTCACGATCAGCCACCCGGCAGATACGGCGTGGAGCGACCTGCCGCAGCGGACGATGACTGCGCTCTGCACCTCCGTGGGGGCCCAGCTCCTGGCCTCCGCGGCGGACTTGCCGCGGGGGGTGCTGGCCCCCGAGGCGTGCCTCGATCCGGTGCCGTTCATCGAGGGTGTGGCCGCGCGCGGCATCATCGTGGACCGGCGGACCGAGCAGCGCCAGAGCTGGGGGCGCTGAGGCACCCGCCGGCATGAGATTCGGCCTCGTCCTCTCCACCATGTACCCGCTGGCCGGTCCGGCCGGCGGCCACCTCGAGGAGTGGCTCGGTGCGCTCCGCCGCGCGCGGGAGCACGCCTTCGACGCGGTCTTCGTGGGGCAGCACTACCTCCACGACGACCTCCAGATGTTCCAGCCGCTCCCGATCCTCGCGCGGGCGTGTGCGGAGCGCGGCCACCTGCGCGTCGGCAGCGCCATCCTGCTCTTGCCGCTCATGCACCCGGTGGACGTCGCCGAGCAGCTCGCCACGCTCGACGTCGTCGCGGACGGGCACCTCATCGCCGGCGTGGGGATGGGCTACCGCGAGGTGGAGTTCAAGAACTTCGGGATCGACAGACGCCACCGCGTGGAGCGCTTCGTGGAGGCCCTCGAGTGCATCCGCCGGCTGTGGACCGAGGAGCATGTCGATCACGCTGGCC
This window contains:
- a CDS encoding saccharopine dehydrogenase NADP-binding domain-containing protein; the encoded protein is MRYLVLGGAGFIGHEVVHDLIRSSKFERLVVADLDGARADALVASAKDRRVTGARVDVADATALDRLARDCDVIVNCTPGHQNVEILKSAVRARVNYLDIVGSMMAEERLALDGEARAAGTTAVIAMGCSPGLTNVLAAYGVRLLDRADEVHIEYASFRPFNPSPGFLDTALRQYTPHVKCPVFTRGALTYVPAFSGLKTVGFPPPIGDVDLYFPPHSEVVTLSRFIPGLREVTVRGSYHPEVMRALRVFHDLGLMDETPTPIEGRTATPRALLQAILARKPLHFGGITAYCLHVSVTGLRDGCPTTHRFTISHPADTAWSDLPQRTMTALCTSVGAQLLASAADLPRGVLAPEACLDPVPFIEGVAARGIIVDRRTEQRQSWGR